From Pempheris klunzingeri isolate RE-2024b chromosome 16, fPemKlu1.hap1, whole genome shotgun sequence, a single genomic window includes:
- the arl4ab gene encoding ADP-ribosylation factor-like 4ab, producing MGNRLSDLQFLRPCLPSFQALHIVILGLDCAGKTTVLYRLCFNEFVNTVPTKGFNTEKIKVSLGGSRRTASFHFWDVGGQEKLRPLWRSYTRCADGIVFVVDSVDAERAEEAKTELHKITRLAENQGVPVLLVANKQDLRNSLSLAEMESMLALGELSTATPWHLQPACAIIGEGLQEGLEKLHAMIMKRKKMLRQQKKKR from the coding sequence ATGGGGAACAGATTATCCGATCTTCAGTTCCTCCGCCCCTGCCTACCATCCTTCCAGGCTCTCCACATTGTCATTCTAGGACTGGACTGCGCAGGAAAGACCACTGTGCTGTATCGTCTGTGTTTCAATGAGTTTGTGAACACAGTCCCAACTAAAGGTTTTAACACGGAGAAGATCAAAGTGTCGCTCGGAGGGAGTCGACGGACGGCATCTTTCCACTTCTGGGATGTCGGTGGTCAGGAGAAGCTGCGGCCTCTGTGGCGCTCTTACACGCGTTGCGCCGATGGCATCGTGTTCGTGGTGGACTCGGTGGATGCTGAGCGCGCTGAGGAGGCCAAGACAGAGCTGCACAAGATCACACGGCTGGCAGAGAACCAGGGTGTGCCAGTTCTGCTGGTGGCTAACAAACAGGACCTGAGGAACTCGCTCAGCCTGGCTGAGATGGAGAGCATGTTGGCTCTGGGTGAGCTGAGCACCGCCACACCCTGGCACCTTCAGCCTGCTTGCGCTATCATCGGTGAGGGACTGCAGGAGGGTCTGGAGAAGCTGCACGCGATGAtcatgaagaggaaaaagatgctgcgacaacagaagaagaagagatga